From Terriglobia bacterium, the proteins below share one genomic window:
- a CDS encoding AIM24 family protein, protein MPVPVLLPTTARDEAFAGVKYHVQGELVPVLSVELSAMPIYFEHHVLLWKDTQVEIGVKTISGAFKRMVAGMPILMTEARGPGRIAFSRDGAGHVFGLHLSQGQSVDVREHQFLAATESLDYGFTRVKGASNILFGGTGFFIDKFTCRQSEGIVWLHGYGNVFEIDLKAGEQIDLEPGGWIYKDPSVQMQTQFQKLSTGFFASGQIFWNRFTGPGRIALQSMYFHMPTEG, encoded by the coding sequence ATGCCTGTACCCGTTCTGTTGCCCACCACTGCTCGTGACGAAGCTTTTGCCGGCGTCAAATACCATGTTCAGGGAGAACTCGTTCCGGTGCTCAGCGTCGAGCTCAGCGCCATGCCCATTTACTTTGAGCATCACGTGCTGCTGTGGAAAGACACGCAGGTGGAAATCGGCGTCAAGACCATCAGCGGAGCCTTCAAGCGCATGGTAGCAGGGATGCCCATTCTTATGACGGAAGCGCGCGGGCCGGGCCGCATTGCCTTCAGCCGCGATGGCGCGGGCCACGTTTTCGGCTTGCACCTGTCGCAGGGCCAGTCCGTCGACGTCCGCGAGCATCAGTTCCTGGCCGCCACGGAGAGCCTCGATTACGGCTTTACGCGAGTCAAGGGAGCCAGCAACATTCTCTTCGGCGGCACGGGATTTTTTATCGATAAGTTCACCTGCCGCCAGTCGGAAGGCATCGTCTGGCTGCACGGCTACGGGAACGTCTTTGAGATTGACTTGAAAGCCGGCGAACAGATCGACCTCGAGCCGGGCGGCTGGATCTACAAAGACCCCAGCGTCCAGATGCAGACCCAGTTTCAGAAACTCTCGACAGGTTTTTTCGCCAGCGGACAGATCTTCTGGAACCGCTTCACCGGCCCCGGCCGCATTGCGCTCCAGTCCATGTACTTCCACATGCCCACGGAAGGCTAG